The following are encoded together in the Cryptococcus neoformans var. neoformans JEC21 chromosome 9 sequence genome:
- a CDS encoding expressed protein yields the protein MALQRTPPQRVQRLSPNPMVTADEVLQSGASPFQPRNPAVMRSPPAGSQPHSQYQLAPSPTPQSRPPPKQPEAGPEAPQDSAEEVPAEEVGQEQEDEPATHKSLIVDDRPIRPAPAIVIEPEVSMEVDELEIAPAPEPEAGPSTASQQVPEQTGDVEMEEVEPEPELEPQPESAQPSEPIKPPNSSTPPPSESPALAPAPKSPSLPPAPVTPAAKTPRSRTRRQTNQLPAPPAPIQVDDASQAVSQYGKRYQVTYDALERAVKAGTQRWTADNLKDCFPHLAAQMPKAMENAWMSTSHTMRTKIMSNAQELLKHYKAGPALQIIDEIAQEAREHAKLHGGNGNVYTRPDAWRPNLAPHALVAATNLPVLDETYERLRDEYLGLHKDCQERYASILAKQAQLKQLEENVGDGVVELDKTLKALDGLPVEDMMIWTEAAETKMETRAPEYGE from the exons ATGGCTCTCCAACGAACACCTCCACAGAGAGTACAGCGTCTCTCTCCCAACCCCATGGTTACAGCAGACGAGGTCTTGCAGAGTGGCGCATCTCCGTTTCAGCCACGCAACCCGGCAGTCATGCGCTCTCCCCCGGCAGGTTCACAACCACACTCTCAATATCAGCTCGCCCCATCACCGACACCTCAGTCTCGACCACCACCTAAACAGCCAGAAGCAGGACCGGAAGCACCCCAAGATTCTGCTGAAGAAGTGCCGGCGGAAGAGGTGGGACAGGAGCAAGAGGATGAGCCAGCTACACACAAGAGTCTGATTGTAGACGACCGGCCAATCAGACCTGCGCCTGCAATCGTGATTGAACCAGAGGTGTCtatggaagtggatgaaCTGGAAATCGCACCTGCTCCCGAACCAGAAGCAGGACCGTCCACAGCTTCTCAACAAGTGCCCGAGCAGACTGGCgatgtggagatggaagaggttgaaCCTGAGCCTGAACTCGAGCCTCAACCCGAATCAGCCCAGCCGTCAGAGCCCATTAAACCTCCCAATTCATCTACCCCTCCGCCCTCCGAAAGCCCCGCCCTTGCTCCAGCACCAAAATCTCCATCACTCCCCCCCGCACCAGTCACGCCTGCCGCAAAAACGCCTCGCTCTCGTACACGCCGACAAACAAACCAATTGCCGGCACCTCCGGCACCTATACAGGTCGATGATGCATCACAAGCGGTGTCACAGTATGGAAAGAGGTATCAGGTGACGTACGACGCGTTGGAAAGAGCTGTAAAAGCTGGTACACAACGATGGAC TGCGGACAACCTGAAAGACTGTTTCCCTCACTTGGCCGCACAGATGCCCAAGGCAATGGAGAATGCCTGGATGTCCACCAGCCACACTATGCGTACCAAAATAATG AGCAATGCCCAAGAGCTCTTAAAACATTACAAAGCAGGTCCTGCGCTCCAGATCATTGATGAAATTgctcaagaagcaagagagCATGCAAAACTTCATGGCGGGAACGGGAACGTGTACACAAGACCCGATGCATGGCG TCCAAATTTGGCACCACATGCCCTTGTAGCGGCAACAAACTTACCGGTATTGGATGAGACATATGAGAGGTTGAGGGACGAGTATCTCGGG TTGCATAAAGATTGCCAAGAACGTTATGCCTCTATATTAGCCAAACAAGCTCAGCTAAAGCAATTGGAAGAGAATGTCGGCGATGGTGTTGTGGAGCTTGATAAA ACACTAAAGGCTCTGGATGGATTACCAGTAGAGGATATGATGATTTGGACAGAGGCGGCGGagacgaagatggagacGAGAGCACCAGAATATGGCGAATAA